CCATGCGGGTAGCGGCTTACTGGAAGCAAGGTTTGATCGCGCATCATGAAAACCTGGAAAGCTAATCATTGATGAAATCCGGCTACAGCCGGATTCTCATTTGAACTCTTCCACCAAAAAATCAATCAATGCCCTGACCTTGGCAGGTTGCTGGCGGCGGCTCAGGTAATAGACATACAGGTCAGCCGATGGCAAGGTATAGGCAGGCAAGACGATTTGCAGCCTGCCGCTTTCCAGGTATTTATTCAAATCCCATTCCGAGCGCACCAGGATGCCGTGGCCATCCAGCGCCCAGTTCAGCACCACGTCGCCGTCATTGCTGGACACCGCGCCGCGTACTTTGACCAGTTCCACCTTGCGGCCTTTTTCCAGACGCCAGGTGCCATATACATCATCATTTTGCCTGTGCAGGATGCAGCGGTGATGATGCAGCTCAGCAGGCGTTTGCGGATGCCCGGCCTGTTTCAGATAGGCGGGTGAAGCGCATAAAAAGCGCCGGTTGCTCATGAGTTTGCGGGCACCCAGGCGTGAATCCGGCAATTCGCCAAAGCGTATCGCCAGGTCATACGCCTCTTCCACCAGGCCTATGGGGCGGTCAGTCAGTTGCAATTGCACTTCCACCTGTTCATGCAAATGGGCAAAGCGTGACACCAGCGGTGCAATGTGGGTGCGGCCAAAGCCGGGTGTGGCGTTTACCCGCAGCAAACCTTTGGGGACGCCTCGGCTGCTCGATACCGATTCTTCCATATCGCGGATACTGCCCAGTATCTGCGTTGCCTGCACAAGATAGGATTCGCCTTCGCTGGTCAGACTAAGGCGGCGTGTGGTGCGGTTGACCAGACGTACACCCAGGCGTTGTTCCATCAACATCAGGCGTTTGGTCACCGCAGGCGGGGTGATACCCAGTTCGCGTGCTGTCGCCGACAAACTGCCCAGCTTGGCCAGCAGCACGAAAAAAGTCAGCTCAGGGGCGATATCGATATTCACTTGAAGTAAATAATGGTTTAAATATGAGTGAATTATATAGCTATAAATGAAGAGTAAGCTTTGAGCATACAAAGTTTGCCCTCATCACCTATCAGGATAAAGCCAAATGAAAATCGTAGAAATCCGCGAACAAACCGTTCCCATCAGTTCACCCATACGCAATGCCTATATTGATTTCAGCAAGATGACGCTGAGTCTGGTCGCTGTTGTAACGGACGTGGTCAGAGATGGCAAGCGCGTCATCGGTTACGGTTTCAATTCCAATGGCCGCTATGGGCAAGGTAAACTCATGCGCGAACGCTTCATCCCGCGCGTGCTGGAAGCTGCACCAGAAAGCCTGATCAATGATGCCGGTGATAATCTTGACCCGCACAAGATCTGGAACTGCATGTTCACCAATGAAAAACCCGGCGGCCACGGTGAGCGCTCGGTAGCCATCGGTACCATCGACATGGCAGTCTGGGATGCGGTATCCAAGATAGAAGGCAAGCCATTGTTCCAGTTATTCGCCGAACGCTATGGCAATGACACGCCAGACCGCAATATTTTCGTCTATGCAGCAGGTGGTTACTACTACCCCGGCCAGAACCACGACAAACTCAAGGATGAAATGCGCAGCTATATTGACCGTGGCTATACCGTGGTCAAGAAAAAGATAGGCGGTGCCTCGCTCGATGAAGACTTGCGCCGCATCGACTCCGTCTTGAGCGTCTTGGGTGATGGCCAAAAACTTGCGGTCGATGCGAATGGCCGTTTCGATCTCGACACTGCTATACAGTATGCCAAGGCACTCTCGCAATACGACCTGTTCTGGTATGAAGAACCGGGCGACCCGCTGGATTTTGAATTGCAGGCCACGCTGCGCAATTACTACCCCAATCCCATGGCGACAGGTGAAGACCTGTTCTCGATGCAGGATGCCCGCAATCTCATACGCTATGGCGGCATGCGTGCTGACCGCGACTGGTTGCAATTCGATTGCGCCCTCAGCTATGGCCTCGTCGAATACCTGCGCACGCTGGACATGTTGCGTGGACATGGCTGGTCAGCCAAACGCTGCATCCCCCATGGTGGTCACCAGATGTCATTGAATATTGCTGCTGGCCTGGGCCTTGGTGGCAATGAATCCTATCCCGATCTGTTCCAGCCCTATGGCGGTTTCCCGGATGGTGTGAAGGTAGAAAACGGCCACATCCTGCTGCCAGAATTGCCAGGCATAGGTTTTGAAGGCAAGGCGGATTTGTATGCGCAGATGCGCAAGCTGGCTGAGTAATTGGCTTGCAAAATGATCAGCAATACCAGCGCCAGGCAGCCAGCATCTGACGGGCGTCCGCACTGCCAGCCAGCAATTCGTCCAGATCCAGAGTGACTTGCGCACGTGCGGCGGCTGTCAATTCATAGGTGTCATCAAAAGCCTGTTCATCCAGTTCGCGCATGGTATTTGCGACACAGGCGATGGCGGCAAAGGCTGTCAGCAAGTCTGGTGCAAACAGCTGGAAATCAGGCTTGCCACCCGCGTTCAGTGATAGACCAGTAGGCCCGACTTTTTCATGGACTATTTCACCCCATGGGCCTATCTGTTCATAAAGGCTGGCAACAATCACAGGCAGGGCTACTTCACCCTGCCAGTCACTTGCTGCTTGCGGGCGTAATTCTCCCCAGGGTGACAGCAAGTCACGCAAGACAGCAATAGTGATCGTGCCTATTTTGTCACCCCATCTTCCTTGAACATGGTTTTCAAACCACGCAAGGCCTGGCGTATGCGCGACTCATTTTCAATTAAGGCAAAGCGCACATATTCATCGCCATATTCACCAAAGCCTATGCCGGGTGAGACGCAGAGTTTGGCTTTTTCCAGTACCTGTTTGGAAAATTCCAGCGAACCCAGATGGCGGTAATGCTCTGGGATGTGTGCCCAGATATACATCGAGGCCTTGGGTTTTTCCACCATCCAGCCCAGTTCATGCAAGCCTTTGACGAGTACATCGCGGCGGCGCTGGTACTGGTCGCGTATCTCATTGACGCAAGTCTGGTCGCCCTCGAGTGCAGCAATCGCCGCCACCTGCACGGGTGTGAAGCTGCCATAGTCGTGGTAACTCTTGATACGGGCGAGTGCCGCGACCAGTTCCTTGTTACCGACCATGAAGCCTATGCGCCAGCCGGCCATGTTATAACTCTTGGACATCGTGAAAAATTCCACGGCTACGTCGCGTGCCCCGGGCACCTGCATGATGGACGGGGCTTTCCAGCCGTCGTAGGTGATGTCGGCATAAGCCAGATCATGCACCACCAGAATATTGTGTTCCTTGGCCAGCTTGACCACGCGCTCAAAAAATTCCAGCTCCACGCATTGCGCGGTGGGATTCGATGGAAAGCCAAAGATCATCATCTTCGGTTTGGGATAAGTTTCGCGTATGGCTCTTTCCAGCTCGGCAAAAAAATCCACGCCAGGGCTCATGCGTATCGAACGTATATCGGCACCGGCGATCACCGCGCCATAGATATGGATAGGGTAGCTGGGATTGGGCACCAGCACCGTGTCACCCTTGTCCAGCGTTGCCAGCATCAGATGCGCCAGACCTTCTTTCGAACCTATGGTGACAATGGCTTCGCTATCAGGATTGATATCGACTTCGTAACGGCTCTTGTACCAGTGCGCAATAGCACGGCGTAAACGGGGTATGCCCTTGGAGGCAGAATAACCGTGGGTGTCAGGGCGTTGTGCCACTTCGACCAGTTTTTCTACGATGTGCGCAGGGGTTGCGCCATCGGGATTACCCATGGACATATCGATGATGTCTTCGCCACGACGGCGCGCGGCCATCTTCAGCTCGGCAGTGATATTGAATACGTAAGGGGGAAGGCGGTTGATACGAGCGAAAGAGAACTTTGTTGCAGGCACAGGTGCGCCTTCAACAGTAGAACCCCGGCCCGGCGGAGTAGTTGTATTTGTCATTATCTAAATTGTACGTAGCCCTTGTAGTCCATAAGACTGCAAGAACGGGCGCCCGGAACCGTCCGAGCGACGTTGAAGCGATTTGCTTCGCGTTTGATTGTAGCTAGCAATCTGGATTTCAGCAAGATGCGTTATGCTTGCTAAAACAAATTTGTCGCTATTCAATCAATTCGAAAAAAGTGGAGCCGTAACATGAACTTATTCCAGGAAGGCATATTGCAGGTCGCCCCTGCCCATGCCGTTTATCTCAGTCTGAATATCAAGGCAGGTGCTGATGCCGTAACTGTCAAGAAGGTAATACGCGATCTTGCTGACAAGACTGATGGCCAGAATCTGGTCATCGGTTTCGGTGCCAGCCTCTTGCAGTTATTAGGCAGTGAGATCACAGGCATGAAAGAATTCCACGGCATAGAAGGCAGCCGCATGCGCCTGCCTGCGACACCAGCAGCATTGTGGTGCTGGTTGCGCCAGCATGAACGCGGTGATCTGGTGCGCCAGTTACACCAACTTCTGTCTTTGCTGGCACCGGCATTTGAAGTACAACAACAGGTCGATGCCTTCAAATACAAGGAAGGCCGTGACCTCAGCGGTTATGAAGATGGTACCGAGAATCCGCATGACGATGCTGCCATCGCTGCTGCTTTTGTGGCGGGTGACACGCCCGGTCTGGCAGGTTCAAGCTTCGTCGCCATCCAGCAATGGCTGCACAAGTTTCATCGCTTTGATGCCATGGCAACAGCAGACCAGGACAATGCCATAGGCCGTCGCCGCAGCGATAATGAAGAGCTTGAAGATGCGCCAGAATCTGCCCACGTCAAACGTACTGCACAGGAAGATTTCACACCTGAAGCCTTCATGCTCAGGCGTTCCATGCCCTGGTCTGCACAGGACAAGGCCGGCTTATATTTTGTTGCCTTTGCCAATTCCTTCTACCCGTTTGAAGTGCAGTTGAAACGCATGTCAGGTGCTGAAGATGGTGTCACTGATGCCCTGTTCCAGTTCACCGTGCCGCAGACGGGCAGCTATTTCTGGTGCCCGCCCATGCAGGATGGCAAGCCAGATCTGCGCTTATTGAACCTCGTCTGACTCCGGCGCTTTTAACAAGGCGAGGAAGCCTTCCAGCGGCAAGGGTTTGGAGAAGTAATAACCCTGGAAGGCATAGCAATTATGCGCAATCAAAAATGCTCGCTGGGCACTGGTTTCCACCCCTTCGGCAATCACATTCAAACCCAGGTTAACGCCCAATGAAATAATCGCGCGGACGATGGTCGCATCGTTTTCATCGTGGCTGAGATCACGCACAAAAGACTGGTCTATCTTCAACTGGTTCAGCGGCAGGCGTTGCAAATAGGCCAGTGAAGAATAGCCCGTGCCAAAATCATCCATGGAAAAAGCAATACCGAGCTTTTTCAATTCGTGCATTTTCTCGGTCGTGGCATCGACATTGTCGAGCACGGTACTCTCGGTGAGTTCTATCTTCAGGCGGGTTGGGTCTATCTTGTGACGCCGTATGATTTCGCTGAGGGTATCAACAAAATCGACTTGCTGGAATTGTTTGGCACTGACGTTGACCGCCAGGGTCAGGTGGCGGGTGTCCTTGCTGCCTTCCCATTGCTTGATCTGGGCACAGGCGGTTTCCAGTACCCATAAGCCGATAGGAATAATCAGGCCGGTTTCTTCTGCCAGCGGGATAAAGTCTGCTGGTGAAATAAAGCCACGGTCAGGATGTATCCAGCGCAGCAGGGCTTCTGCACCGATGAGTTTGCCTTCGGAATTCACTTGTACCTGGTAATACAACTGGAATTGATTATTCGCCAGTGCCACGCGCAAATTCGATTCCAGCAGCATGCGCACTACGAGTATGGCTTGCATGGCCGGGTCAAAAAAGCGCACCGCATTGCGGCCTGCCGTCTTGGCTTCATACATGGCCGTATCGGCGCGCTTGAACAAATCCTTGACCGTGATATCGCCACCCTGGAACAGGCAGACACCTATACTGCTGGAACCATGATGTTCAAAGTCGGTGATCTGGTAAGGCTGGCTAAGTAGCTGGCGTATCTTCTCGGCTATCCTGTCAGCCTGGCGCAAGGCTTCTTCTTTTTCTACACTCAGTTCTTCGAGCACCACGACAAATTCATCGCCACCGAGCCGTGCCACGGTGTCACTGTCGCGCACACAGGTTTGCAGGCGGCTGGCAGTTTCTATCAACAGCAGGTCACCCGCATCATGACCACGGGTATCGTTGAGGGTCTTGAAATTATCGAGGTCGATAAACAGGATGGCGCTATGATTGTCCTTGCGGTTGCTGACCGAGATCAGGTGTTGCAACCTGTCCATCAGCAAACGGCGGTTCGGTAATTGCGTCAGCGGATCATAAAAAGCCAGATTGCGTATCTCTGCTTCATAACCTTTGTGGCGGCTGATGTCATTGAAAGAACCTATGTAATTGCTGACTTCGCCACGGCTATCGGTGATCGCTGTCAGGGTCACCATTTGCGGATAAATTTCACCATTCTTGCGGCGGCTCCACAATTCGCCGTGCCAGTAGCGGTGTTCTGCCAGTGAGAGATTGATCTGCTCAAAAAAATCCCTGTCCTGCTGTTTGGTCTTGTGCAGGGGCGGGCGTTTGCCTATCAGGTCTTCTGTCGTATAGCCAGAAATGCGGGTGAACGCCTGATTCAGTCTCAGCATGATCCAGTTGGCGTCGGTGACGAAGATACCTTCCTGTGATTCAAAGGTGCAGGCAGCAATGCGCAAATCCTGTTCAGCCTGTTTGCGTTCGGTAATGTCGGTGATAAAGCAATGCCATAACATCGAGCCGCCGGGCTCAGGTTCTGGCAAGCCATCGAGATACAGCCAGCGTACCGTACCGTCCTTGCGATGCATGCGAAACTCACTTTGCCAGGGAGCCAGGTTGCGCATGGCATCGCGTATCAGTTCGGTGCCCTTTTCTATATCCTGCGGGTCTATGCGATTAAACAAATGCAGGGCATCGTCCCTGACTTCTTCATGCGTGACTTCAAGCATCTGCACAATGGCATCACTGGCAAAAGGGATGCTCGCACTATGGTCAGGTCGTATGCGGTATTGCAAGACCAGGCCGGGCAAGCGTGAGGCAACCTTGTTGATGCGTTGATAAGCTTCTTCTATTTGCCGGGTGGCGTCTATGCTTTCTGACTGCAGGGCAGTGATGATCAGGGTGATCAGCACCATGGTCGTCATATACGCCCACAATATCAGCAGGTTGGCCTGGCCACCGTCATAAAACGGCCCCATGCTGTGCGATGTTGCCCAGGCCGAGAACAAAGACGTGATCAGCACTGCGCAAGAGGCACCAGTAATGCCAAAGCGCATGGCTGCCCAGATCATGATGCCCACCATGATGAAGGTCAGGTGCAGGTGGCTGTAGGGGGACGCAAAGATCAGCCAGTTGGCCAGTGCAAACAAGAGCAGAAAGCCAAAGATTTCCTTCCTGCGTCTGGAAAAGCCAGACAAGGATTTCAGTGAAAAAGACAACAACAGTGGTGCTGCCAGCAAGGCACCTACAGTGTCCCCTGCCCACCAGGTCAGCCAGACCGCCGCCGGATCAGCGTTCAGGCCATGCAGCCACAGCGTCAGCGTACCACCGGTCGCCGAGATGCACATGCCCAGCATGACAGCCACGCCAAAGCCGATAACGTCACGCCGTCTTGAAAAATTACGCCTGAAACCCTGTTTGCGCAATAACCATTTACTGAGCAGAGGCCCCAGCGTATTCCCTATCGCCAGACTGCCAGCCACCAGCACACTGAAACCGGCCGACATTTCCAGCAGCCAGGCCGCGATGAACACCGCTGCCGAGGCCAGCTTGCCATAGCGCAGCAAGCCCGTGATGGCAATGCCGGTTGGCAGCCAGATCAGGCTGACATTCGGGTTGACGTAGGGGATGGACAAACCTATGCGACCGGCACCAAAGTAGGCCAGCATGATCAATAGAAAATGCCCCAGCCTCAGTTCCTGGCGAAAGTTTCTTGTATTGGCAAATTGCTCTGATTTATGCATGGACGAGGACTATAAATGGCTTGAGCAATTATGCGGCAAAGGCAGGGATGCATTGGTTAACTTTTGATAAGTCAACATTCCGTATCAACAAGTCGCGGGCTGGCAAAACCCCATACAGCAGCTTTTGCTTAACTTTAGATCAATATCCATCGTTCTTCCAGGCTGAGATGGAAAACGCCCACCCTGGCAAATTTTTACATCTTGTTTACGCCACCCATTTAAGTCTTTACGAAGTTTTTACATGCTTCTGGCTATGCTTCAACGTGTAAAAACGAGGAGCGAAGCATGGAATATCTGATGGAATTTTTATATCTCGCAGGCATGGGAATGTTCTTCCTGCTGATCTGGGCTTTGGTGCTGGCCTGCGACACTTTGGGAGCAAAAGCATGAATCCCTTCTACATCGTGGGCACGGTGGTGGCTGCCGCCCTGTTCGTTTATCTGATCGCAGCCTTGTTGAATGCCGAGGAGCTGTGATGACTACGCAAGCAATTGTTTTATTGGTATTGTTTCTTGGTGTGCTACTGCTCTTGTCTTATCCTTTGGGTCGCTACATCGCCAGGATAGCGGATGACAAGGCCACAGTACCTGGCATGGGCTGGTTGCGCTGGCTGGAAAAAGGCTTGTACCGTGTCGCAGGCGTTAAAGCAGAAGCAGGCATGGGCTGGAAGCAATTTGCTGTCGCCTTGCTGGTGTTTAATACCCTGGGCGCATTGCTGGTGTATGCAGTGCAACGCCTGCAAGTCTGGCTGCCTTTGAATCCGCAAAACATGGCGAATGTCAGCATGGATTCATCCTTCAATACCGCGGTCAGCTTTGTCGCCAATACCAACTGGCAAGGCTATGCCGGTGAATCCACCATGAGTTACCTGACACAGATGCTGGTGCTGGCCGGACAAAACTTCTTTTCCGCAGCGACCGGCATAGCAGTCGTGTTTGCGCTGATACGCGGTTTTTCCCGTCATTCAGCCACGTCCATAGGTAATTTCTGGACTGATATCACTCGTTCTACCCTGTACCTGCTGTTGCCATTGTCGGTGATATTTGCCGTCTTCCTCATGGGCCAGGGCGTGATCCAGAATTTCTCTGGCTATAAAGACGTGCAACTGATTGACCCGGTCACTTACAGCCAGCCCAAGCTCGGCCCTGACGCGCAAGCTTTGAAAGATGACAAGGGTGCACCCATCATGGAAACCCTGACGGCGACTACCCAAACCCTGCCCATGGGCCCGGTGGCTTCGCAAGAAGCGATCAAGATGCTGGGCACCAATGGTGGCGGCTTTTTCAATGCCAATTCGGCACATCCTTATGAAAACCCCAGCTACCTGAGCAATTTCATGCAGATGATCGCCATCTTCCTGATACCTGCTGCGCTGTGTTTTGCTTTTGGCCACATGGTCGGTGATATGCGCCAGGGTTGGGCGGTATTGACGGCAATGACGGTCTTGTTCGTGGCAATGACGCTGACAGTGATGTTGTCTGAACAGCAGACTCACCCGGTGCTTGCTTCCATGAATATCGACCAGGCTACTTCAGCCCTGCAAGCCGGTGGCAATATGGAAGGCAAGGAAACCCGCTTCGGCATCAGCGCCTCCAGCCTGTTTGTGGCCGTGACGACGGCAGCCTCCTGCGGTGCAGTGAACGCCATGCATGATTCCCTCATGCCTATCGGCGGCCTGGTACCTATCGTCCTCATGCAGTTTGGTGAAGTGGTGTTTGGTGGCGTAGGCAGTGGCCTGTACGGCATGTTGATCTTCGCGATATTGGCCGTGTTTATTGCTGGCCTGATGATAGGCCGCACTCCAGAATACCTGGGCAAGAAAATCCAGGCATTTGAAATGAAGATGACTTCCATCGCCATCCTGGTAACACCGGTATTGGTGCTGGCTGGCACAGCCATCGCAGTCATGTCGGAGGCAGGCAAGGCCGGTATTCTGAATCCCGGTGCCCATGGTTTTTCTGAAGTGCTGTATGCCTTCACCTCTGCTGCCAACAACAATGGCAGCGCCTTTGCCGGCTTGAGTGCGAATACGCCCTTCTACAACATCATGCTGGCGATAGCCATGTGGTTTGGCCGCTTTGCCATGATCGTGCCTGTGCTGGCGATAGCCGGTTCACTGGCAAGCAAGAAAAGGCTGGAAGCCAATGCCGGCACCATGCCCACCCATGGCCCCATGTTCATTGCCTTGCTGGTTGGTACGGTGGTGCTCATCAGTGTGCTCAATTATGTGCCTGCCCTGGCCTTGGGACCAGTGGTTGAACATCTGCAACTGATCGCGAAATAACGCACGAATTAATTTAAGCAGTCTGAGTGACAGCCGCATCTGGAATGCGCTTTCATTCAGACCCGCCAGTAGTTTAAGGGGATTAACATGTCTAGTACCAGTGTACAAAAGTCGATAGACAGCAAAGTCAATACAGCCGCCAAACCTGGCGCTGGACAAGCTGGCGACACCACAGCCAGCGGCAAGCCACGCCTGTCGCTATTTGACAGCAGCCTGCTCATGCCTGCCGTCATCGATTCATTCAAAAAGCTCAGCCCACGCACACAATTGCGCAGCCCGGTGATGTTTGTCGTGTATGTAGGCAGCATCATCACCAGCATGCTGTTCGTGCAATCCCTGATGGGTGAAGGGGAAGCCAGCCCTGGCTTTATCCTCGCCATTTCCATCTGGTTATGGTTCACCGTCCTGTTTGCCAATTTTGCCGAAGCACTGGCAGAAGGCCGCAGCAAGGCCCAGGCCGCTTCCCTGCGCGCCTTGAAGCAAACCGTCATGGCCAAAAAACTGGCGATACCAAAACACGGCACCACCTGGCTGCCAGCCCAGGCCAATGACTTGCGCAAGGGTGACGTGGTACTGGTGGAAGCCAATGACGTTATCCCCATCGATGGTGAAGTCATAGAAGGCGTGGCAACGGTCGATGAAAGCGCCATCACTGGTGAATCCGCCCCTGTGATACGTGAATCTGGCGGTGACTTTTCTGCCGTCACTGGTGGTACCCGCGTCTTGTCTGACTGGCTGGTGATGCGCGTGACCTCCAACCCCGGTGAAGCCTTCATCGACCGCATGATTGCCATGGTAGAAGGCGCGAAACGCCAGAAGACCCCGAATGAAGTTGCCCTGACCATTTTGCTGGTGGCCCTGACCATCATCTTCCTGGTGGTGACTGTCACCCTGCTGCCATTCTCGCTATTCAGTGTTGATGCTGCCAAGGCCGCGGGTTTTGCTTCTGCGCCTATCTCCATCACGGTGTTGATCGCTTTGCTGGTTTGCCTGATTCCCACCACCATAGGCGGCTTGCTGTCTGCGATTGGTGTGGCTGGCATGAGCCGCATGATGCAGGCGAATGTCATCGCCACATCTGGCCGTGCGGTTGAGGCTGCTGGTGACGTCGATGTATTGATGCTGGATAAGACTGGCACCATCACCCTGGGTAACCGCCAGGCGTCTGACTTTTTCCCAGCCCCTGGCATAACCCTGCCGCAACTGGCTGACTCTGCCCAACTGGCTTCCCTCGCCGATGAGACACCAGAAGGCCGCAGCATCGTCATCTTCGCCAAGCAAAAATATAATTTGCGTGAACGTGAGATGGCCAGCCTGAATGCGACTTTCGTGCAATTCACGGCCCAAACCCGCATGAGTGGTGTCGATATTGGCAACCGCCAGATACGCAAAGGCGCAGCAGATTCAGTCAAGAAATTCGTTGAATCCCTTGGCCGCCCCTTCCCTGCTGAACTCAGCAAAACTGTTGATGACATTTCACGCCGTGGCAGCACGCCATTGGTGGTCGTCGATGATGGCAAGGTCATGGGTGCGATAGAGCTCAAAGACATCGTCAAGGGCGGCATCAAGGAAAGGTTTGCCGAGCTGCGCCGCATGGGTATCAAGACCATCATGATTACCGGTGACAACAAGCTGACTGCAGCGGCGATTGCTGCCGAGGCCGGTGTCGATGACTTTTTGGCAGAAGCCACGCCAGAAGACAAGCTCAAGCTGATACGCAGTTACCAGGCTGAAGGCCGCCTGGTTGCCATGACGGGTGACGGTACCAATGATGCACCAGCACTGGCGCAGGCTGACGTGGCAGTCGCCATGGCATCCGGCACGCAGGCTGCAAAAGAGGCCGGCAATATGGTCGATCTGGATTCCAACCCTACCAAGCTGCTGGAAATCGTTGAAATAGGCAAACAGATGCTGATGACACGCGGTTCGTTGACGACGTTCTCGATTGCGAATGATATCGCCAAGTATTTTGCGATTATCCCGGCTGCCTTTATCGCCACTTATCCACAGCTCAAGGCGCTGGATATCATGCACCTGAGCAGCCCTTCATCGGCCATCATGTCTGCGGTGATCTTCAATGCCCTGATCATCGTTTTCCTGATCCCACTGGCTTTGAAGGGGGTGAAATACCGTGCCATCGGTGCATCGCTGCTGTTGCGTCGCAACCTGCTGATCTATGGCCTGGGTGGCATCATCTTGCCTTTTGTTGGCATCAAGCTGATTGATGTCATCCTGGCTGTGTTGCATCTTGCCTGAATTTATATCGCTCAATAAGGAATCATCATGAGTACTATTACAAACAATGACGCTGGTAGTTCAATTTTTCGTCCCGCCATCGTCCTGCTCGCCGGGCTGACACTGGTGGTTGGCGTCGTCTATCCCTTTGCCATGACAGGCCTGGGTAAAGTTATTTTTAGCAATCAGGCAGAAGGCAGCCTGATTGTACAGGATGGCAAGACTGTTGGCTCTTCCCTGATAGGTCAGGCTTTTTCTTCACCAAAATATTTTTGGGGCAGGCCATCTGCCACTGGCCCTATGCCAAATAATGCGGGCGGATCCAGCGGCTCCAATTTTGGCCCTACCAATGTGGCGCAAATTGATGCCATCAAAGGCAGGGTTGAGGCATTGAAAGCGGCTGACCCTGGCAATACTGCAAAAATCCCTGTTGATTTGGTGACGGCATCGGCCAGTGGCCTCGATCCTGAAATCAGCCTGGCGGCTGCCAACTACCAACTGGCCAGGGTGGCACGCGAACGCAAGGTGCAAGAGTCGCAAGTCAAGGCTATCATAGACCAACTGGCGCAACAGCCCACGCTGGGTTTGCTGGGTGAGGCCAGGGTCAATGTGCTGGCTTTGAATCTGGCACTGGACAAGCTCGGCAAGTAGTTTAAAAATAAGATCAATATGGCCACCAATAGCGAACAACGCCCTGACCCTGATGTCTTGCTTGCCCACGTGCAGGAGCAAGAACGCAGGGCCACGCGTGGCAAGCTGCGTATCTATTTCGGTGCATCTGCTGGCGTGGGCAAGACCTACGCCATGCTGACTGCCGCCCGCAAGCTGGTGGCTGAGGGCCAGCAGGTATTAGTCGGCGTCATAGAAACCCATGGCCGTGACGAAACCGCAGCCCTGGTCGAAGGACTGGAAGTCTTGCCACCCAAGGCGATAGCCTACCGTGACAAGACCCTCAGTGAATTTGACATCGACACCGCGCTGGAGCGTCATCCACCCTTGATACTGATGGATGAACTGGCACATTCGAATGCTGCCGGTTCCCGCCACCCCAAGCGCTGGCAAGATGTGGATGAATTGCTGAGTGCCGGTATCGATGTGTACACCACCGTCAATGTCCAGCATCTGGA
This is a stretch of genomic DNA from Undibacterium sp. KW1. It encodes these proteins:
- a CDS encoding LysR family transcriptional regulator, whose amino-acid sequence is MNIDIAPELTFFVLLAKLGSLSATARELGITPPAVTKRLMLMEQRLGVRLVNRTTRRLSLTSEGESYLVQATQILGSIRDMEESVSSSRGVPKGLLRVNATPGFGRTHIAPLVSRFAHLHEQVEVQLQLTDRPIGLVEEAYDLAIRFGELPDSRLGARKLMSNRRFLCASPAYLKQAGHPQTPAELHHHRCILHRQNDDVYGTWRLEKGRKVELVKVRGAVSSNDGDVVLNWALDGHGILVRSEWDLNKYLESGRLQIVLPAYTLPSADLYVYYLSRRQQPAKVRALIDFLVEEFK
- a CDS encoding mandelate racemase/muconate lactonizing enzyme family protein, producing the protein MKIVEIREQTVPISSPIRNAYIDFSKMTLSLVAVVTDVVRDGKRVIGYGFNSNGRYGQGKLMRERFIPRVLEAAPESLINDAGDNLDPHKIWNCMFTNEKPGGHGERSVAIGTIDMAVWDAVSKIEGKPLFQLFAERYGNDTPDRNIFVYAAGGYYYPGQNHDKLKDEMRSYIDRGYTVVKKKIGGASLDEDLRRIDSVLSVLGDGQKLAVDANGRFDLDTAIQYAKALSQYDLFWYEEPGDPLDFELQATLRNYYPNPMATGEDLFSMQDARNLIRYGGMRADRDWLQFDCALSYGLVEYLRTLDMLRGHGWSAKRCIPHGGHQMSLNIAAGLGLGGNESYPDLFQPYGGFPDGVKVENGHILLPELPGIGFEGKADLYAQMRKLAE
- the alaC gene encoding alanine transaminase; translated protein: MTNTTTPPGRGSTVEGAPVPATKFSFARINRLPPYVFNITAELKMAARRRGEDIIDMSMGNPDGATPAHIVEKLVEVAQRPDTHGYSASKGIPRLRRAIAHWYKSRYEVDINPDSEAIVTIGSKEGLAHLMLATLDKGDTVLVPNPSYPIHIYGAVIAGADIRSIRMSPGVDFFAELERAIRETYPKPKMMIFGFPSNPTAQCVELEFFERVVKLAKEHNILVVHDLAYADITYDGWKAPSIMQVPGARDVAVEFFTMSKSYNMAGWRIGFMVGNKELVAALARIKSYHDYGSFTPVQVAAIAALEGDQTCVNEIRDQYQRRRDVLVKGLHELGWMVEKPKASMYIWAHIPEHYRHLGSLEFSKQVLEKAKLCVSPGIGFGEYGDEYVRFALIENESRIRQALRGLKTMFKEDGVTK
- a CDS encoding Dyp-type peroxidase, whose amino-acid sequence is MNLFQEGILQVAPAHAVYLSLNIKAGADAVTVKKVIRDLADKTDGQNLVIGFGASLLQLLGSEITGMKEFHGIEGSRMRLPATPAALWCWLRQHERGDLVRQLHQLLSLLAPAFEVQQQVDAFKYKEGRDLSGYEDGTENPHDDAAIAAAFVAGDTPGLAGSSFVAIQQWLHKFHRFDAMATADQDNAIGRRRSDNEELEDAPESAHVKRTAQEDFTPEAFMLRRSMPWSAQDKAGLYFVAFANSFYPFEVQLKRMSGAEDGVTDALFQFTVPQTGSYFWCPPMQDGKPDLRLLNLV